A part of Dasypus novemcinctus isolate mDasNov1 chromosome 5, mDasNov1.1.hap2, whole genome shotgun sequence genomic DNA contains:
- the LOC101415637 gene encoding small ribosomal subunit protein eS24 encodes MNDTVTIQARKFMTNRLLQRKQMVIDVLHPGKATVPKTEIREKLAKMYKTTPDVIFVFGFRTHFGGGKTIGFGMIYDSLDYAKENEPKHRLARHGLYEKKKTSRKQ; translated from the coding sequence ATGAATGACACTGTAACTATCCAGGCCAGGAAGTTCATGACTAACAGACTACTGCAGCGGAAACAAATGGTCATCGATGTCCTTCATCCTGGGAAGGCAACAGTACCTAAGACAGAAATTCGGGAAAAACTAGCCAAAATGTACAAGACCACACCTGATGTCATCTTTGTATTTGGATTCAGAACCCATTTTGGTGGCGGCAAGACAATTGGCTTTGGCATGATTTATGATTCCTTGGATTATGCAAAGGAAAATGAACCCAAACACAGACTTGCAAGACATGGCCTGTATGAGAAGAAAAAAACCTcaagaaaacagtga